The Candidatus Izemoplasmatales bacterium genome has a segment encoding these proteins:
- the pepF gene encoding oligoendopeptidase F, protein MKMQLPKRQELDAKRTWDIANLFKTESLYLEAFDEAERLVDSFCAKFETKLNDKDTINEALTAYQDIRGRLTRIGAYASLQSSTDSISEENQMRQGKSMIRFQTISKKTAFFENELKAAPDALLREASECAEENRHYLLDVIDEKKYTLIPEVEKALVALSPVLNAAYVNYNRFKLADMKFDDFEVDGVKHPNSFTLFENEYEYVVDTPVRRAAYESFYKKLQEYQHGFASNYSAHVQKEKILSELRGYPNVFDYLLYDQKVTRDFMDRQIDLIMERLAPAMRRYALLLKDVHGLDRMTYADLKIAVDPSFEPKVTIEEARALIEAGLSVLGSEYNQVVRRAFDERWIDFPQNQGKSTGGFCSSPYGATSFILINWNGQMDEVMVLAHELGHAGHFQYANRHQSILNTRPSTYFVEAPSTTNELLVANHLIRTAKTSREKAWLKSVKIARTYYHNFVTHLLEAAFQREVYRRVDQKQPLSAQVLKGINLDVLRKFWGDAVEIPDWAGYTWMRQPHFFMGLYPYTYSAGLTLGTKVSGMIESKAIEPQAWIEVLKAGGTKTPLELARMVGVDLSTDRPLIEAIDEIASIIDDLVAHRKDA, encoded by the coding sequence ATGAAGATGCAATTGCCGAAACGCCAGGAACTCGATGCGAAGCGCACGTGGGACATCGCGAACCTGTTCAAGACCGAGTCGCTGTACCTCGAGGCCTTCGATGAAGCCGAACGGCTCGTCGATTCCTTCTGCGCGAAGTTTGAAACCAAGCTGAATGATAAGGATACCATCAACGAGGCGTTGACCGCCTACCAGGACATCCGCGGCAGGCTGACGCGGATCGGCGCGTACGCCTCGCTCCAGTCGAGCACCGATTCGATCAGCGAAGAGAATCAGATGCGGCAAGGGAAGAGCATGATCCGCTTCCAGACCATCTCGAAGAAGACGGCCTTCTTCGAAAACGAACTGAAGGCCGCTCCCGATGCGCTCCTGCGGGAAGCCTCGGAGTGCGCCGAGGAGAATCGCCACTACCTGCTCGACGTCATCGACGAGAAGAAGTACACGCTGATCCCCGAGGTCGAAAAGGCCCTGGTCGCCCTGTCGCCGGTCCTGAACGCCGCCTACGTCAACTACAACCGCTTCAAGCTGGCGGACATGAAGTTCGACGACTTCGAGGTGGACGGAGTCAAGCATCCCAATTCGTTCACGCTGTTCGAAAACGAGTACGAGTACGTGGTGGACACCCCGGTCCGAAGGGCCGCCTACGAGTCTTTCTACAAGAAGCTGCAGGAATACCAGCACGGCTTCGCCAGCAACTACTCCGCCCACGTCCAGAAGGAGAAGATCCTCTCCGAACTGCGCGGGTATCCCAACGTCTTCGACTACCTGCTGTATGACCAGAAGGTCACGCGCGACTTCATGGACCGCCAGATCGACCTGATCATGGAACGCCTGGCTCCGGCCATGCGGCGGTACGCCCTTCTCCTGAAGGACGTCCACGGCCTCGACAGGATGACCTACGCGGACCTGAAGATCGCCGTCGATCCCTCCTTCGAACCCAAGGTGACGATCGAAGAGGCCCGGGCGCTGATCGAGGCGGGGCTGTCCGTCCTGGGAAGCGAGTACAATCAGGTCGTGCGGCGCGCGTTCGACGAACGCTGGATCGATTTCCCGCAGAACCAGGGGAAATCGACCGGCGGCTTCTGTTCCTCGCCCTATGGGGCGACATCCTTCATCCTGATCAACTGGAACGGCCAGATGGACGAGGTGATGGTCCTCGCGCACGAGCTCGGGCATGCGGGTCACTTCCAATACGCCAACCGCCACCAGAGCATCCTGAACACGCGGCCGTCGACGTACTTCGTGGAAGCGCCGTCGACGACCAACGAGCTGCTGGTCGCCAATCACCTGATCAGGACGGCGAAGACCTCGCGCGAGAAGGCGTGGCTGAAATCGGTGAAGATCGCCCGCACCTACTACCACAACTTCGTGACCCACCTGCTCGAGGCGGCGTTCCAGCGGGAAGTCTACCGGAGGGTCGACCAGAAGCAGCCGCTTTCGGCCCAGGTGCTCAAGGGCATCAACCTCGACGTCCTCAGGAAGTTCTGGGGCGACGCGGTCGAGATTCCCGATTGGGCGGGCTATACGTGGATGAGACAGCCGCACTTCTTCATGGGACTCTATCCGTACACCTATTCCGCCGGCCTCACGCTCGGTACGAAGGTGTCCGGCATGATCGAATCGAAGGCGATCGAACCGCAGGCATGGATCGAGGTCCTGAAGGCCGGCGGCACGAAGACGCCGCTGGAACTGGCCCGGATGGTCGGGGTCGACCTGTCGACGGACCGACCCCTGATCGAAGCGATCGACGAGATCGCATCGATCATCGACGATCTCGTCGCCCATCGGAAGGACGCCTGA